The Syntrophales bacterium region CGGGAATCCCGCTGTCCCGAATGTAACACGCCCCTGGATGGAATACTTTAAACAATGAAGAGTGACAGTCTCGCAAAAAGTCATAAACTGCACCATTTGTCATGCTGGACTTGTTTCAGCATCTAATTATTTCAGCAAGTTAGAGACCCTGAAATAAATTCAGGGTGACAAAAAATGACTTTTTACAAATACATCAAGAATAAACCTTCATTTTTTCCATTTTTCACTCTTGATTCTTATTTCTCCTCCCAGTCAATGTCTTCATCTCTGTAGGATATTGAAAGAACCTTCCGGGCATTTTCCAGGCAGTTTGAAGGAACCATTACCCTCACTTCACCCAGACCGTCAATAGTAACAGCGTAAATTATACCCGCCGCTTCGTACTTCAATCTGGTCGGAATTCCTTCTGTCTCCAATCTTCCAACTATGATATTGGCATTTGTCATTCCCGATGCTATATGTACAACTCTCCAATCCTCTTCTTTCATGATCCACCCTGTACCCCATCATCAATGTGATGAATTCGTAAACCTTCAGTAAAAACAAGGAGATAGACAAAACCACTTCTGCTTGTCCTGCTGATAGCTTTTTGCTGATACTTTATTTATATTCGGCAATCGTCCCCTAATGTCAAGGAGAATTTAAATCCCCCAAATAGACATTGAAAATAAAGTCTGTCCTCCCCATCCCGTAGGACAGCCGTCTCGGCTGTCTAAGCGATTCACCATTATGGACAGGCGGGACGCCTGTCCTACTG contains the following coding sequences:
- a CDS encoding DUF2007 domain-containing protein encodes the protein MKEEDWRVVHIASGMTNANIIVGRLETEGIPTRLKYEAAGIIYAVTIDGLGEVRVMVPSNCLENARKVLSISYRDEDIDWEEK